One stretch of Candidatus Methylomirabilota bacterium DNA includes these proteins:
- a CDS encoding ABC transporter substrate-binding protein — protein MPRLPLAASLIVVAGLLAVIAAGTPAVGQAPKSGGVLNVMQREDLAQGFSIHETATISTVWPSMPCFNNLVLFDPLKPVESMDTIIPELAEKWSWQDNYRNLVFFLRKGVKWHDGQPFTSKDVKYTFDMIREAKDAPAKLRINPRKDWYANVVSIEAPDPHTVIFHLKRPQPSLLMMLASGYSPVYPAHIPPAEFRTRCVGTGPFKVKEWRKGEYIEYVRNHDYWAKGRPYLDGLKYVIIPERGTRTAAIQAGRLDIAFPGETSKATAEQLRAAVPNMVISEVGANVNDNLIMNVKKPPFDNVKVRRAMSLAIDRRAYVRAVHQGGAVVGASLQPRPYGFWGLLEKDLNQLPGYGKPAEDKAKARKLLAEAGFTPSNPLKVEIKTRAIAIYIDFSSFVINELKQVGVEATLTQIETAQWHPLVTRRDYQMGTNLTGLGVDDPDGNFYENFACGSPRNYTDYCDEQVMKMFDQQSQELDRRKRTTLVGQIQKKLEEDAARPMMGWRLDYFAQWPHVKNLVPHHNIYNFGRLQDVWMDK, from the coding sequence GATCGCCGCCGGCACGCCGGCCGTCGGCCAGGCGCCCAAGTCCGGCGGGGTCCTCAACGTCATGCAGCGCGAGGACCTGGCCCAGGGCTTCTCGATCCACGAGACGGCGACGATCTCCACCGTGTGGCCGAGCATGCCGTGCTTCAACAACCTCGTGCTCTTCGACCCCCTGAAGCCGGTCGAGAGCATGGACACCATCATTCCCGAGCTGGCCGAGAAGTGGTCCTGGCAGGACAACTACCGCAACCTCGTCTTCTTCCTCCGCAAAGGGGTCAAGTGGCACGACGGCCAGCCCTTTACCTCGAAGGACGTCAAGTACACCTTCGACATGATCCGCGAGGCGAAGGACGCGCCGGCCAAGCTGCGGATCAATCCCCGCAAGGACTGGTACGCCAACGTCGTGAGCATCGAGGCGCCCGACCCGCACACGGTGATCTTCCACCTCAAGCGGCCGCAGCCCTCGCTGCTGATGATGCTGGCCTCCGGGTACTCACCGGTCTACCCGGCCCACATCCCGCCGGCGGAGTTCCGCACCCGCTGCGTCGGCACCGGCCCCTTCAAGGTCAAGGAGTGGCGGAAGGGCGAGTACATCGAGTACGTCCGGAACCACGACTACTGGGCCAAGGGCCGTCCGTACCTCGACGGCCTCAAGTACGTGATCATCCCTGAGCGCGGCACGCGGACGGCGGCGATCCAGGCCGGCCGGCTGGACATCGCCTTCCCGGGCGAAACGTCGAAGGCCACCGCCGAGCAGCTCAGGGCGGCCGTCCCCAACATGGTCATCAGCGAGGTGGGCGCCAACGTCAACGACAATCTCATCATGAACGTCAAGAAGCCGCCCTTCGACAACGTGAAGGTGCGGCGCGCGATGAGCCTGGCCATCGACCGCCGCGCCTACGTCAGAGCGGTCCACCAGGGCGGTGCAGTGGTCGGTGCCTCGCTGCAGCCGAGGCCGTACGGGTTCTGGGGGCTGCTCGAGAAGGACCTCAACCAGCTCCCCGGCTACGGCAAGCCGGCGGAGGACAAGGCCAAGGCCAGGAAGCTTCTCGCCGAGGCTGGCTTCACTCCATCCAACCCGCTGAAGGTCGAGATCAAAACGCGGGCGATCGCCATCTACATCGACTTCTCCTCGTTCGTGATCAACGAGCTGAAGCAGGTAGGGGTGGAGGCGACACTGACGCAGATCGAGACGGCCCAGTGGCACCCCCTGGTCACCCGCCGAGACTACCAGATGGGAACCAACCTCACCGGCCTGGGCGTGGATGACCCGGACGGGAATTTCTACGAGAACTTCGCCTGCGGATCTCCGCGCAACTACACCGACTACTGCGACGAGCAGGTGATGAAGATGTTCGACCAGCAGTCCCAGGAGCTCGACCGCAGGAAGCGGACGACGTTGGTCGGGCAGATCCAGAAGAAGCTCGAGGAGGACGCGGCCCGCCCGATGATGGGCTGGCGGCTCGACTACTTCGCGCAGTGGCCGCACGTGAAGAACCTCGTCCCTCACCACAACATCTACAACTTCGGCCGGCTGCAGGACGTCTGGATGGACAAGTAA